DNA from Amorphoplanes friuliensis DSM 7358:
CTGCAGTTCCTCCAGGCCTACTGGTGGACCAGCAACGGCAAGACCTTCCTGCAGACCCAGGTCGCCACGTCGGCGTCGGACGACCCCGACGTCGAGATCACCGTGACGTGGACGGCCGCCGACGGCACCACGGGCAGCTACCCGCTGTCACGGTTTGTCGACTCGGGCGAATACCAGTACCACGTGGCGCTGCCGCAGCCGGTGCCCGGGAAGCCGACCCGGGTGAGCGCAACCTCCAGCCTCGGCGGCACCTCACGGGTGATCACGCCGGCCGTCTGGCCCGGCGCGACGCCGCCGCCACAGCCGGCGGGTTACCAGAAGGACTTCATCGACGCGTACATGACGCCGACCGACATCAGCGCCCGCATCAAGCGGCTCGCCCGGCAGTACCCGGCGCTGGTCGACGTGCTCAACCTGCCGAACCGCACCCAGGGCTACCGGCGTACGGCGGTGGCCTACCTCGGTGATCCGGCCGCGGTGGCCGTGGTCGTCGAGTCCGTCAAGTACGGCGACCAGGGGCTCAACGGCGTACAGGTGCGCACCGTCGATCCGCAGAAGCCGAACCGTCCGCTCGGCGCGACGTACCGGGACCGGGTGCTGACCGTGTCCCTGGCGACGGACGCGGGCGGCAAGGCGATCAGCACGACCGACGACGTGGCGGCCTTCATCACCGCGCGTTACCCGCAGCAGTTCCGTGCGTTCGTCGAGGACGGCTCGGCGGGCGCCCCGATGCCGGTGGCCGGCCCGGCCCGTCTCGACGACGGCCTCAAAGGCACCGAAGTGCCGCGCAAACCGTGGACCGTCCAGGCGCTGCGCATCGGCGCGGTCCGCGACGACTCCAAGATCGGCGTCCTGACCTATTCGCAGGAACACGCCCGCGAATGGGCCACCCCGCTGGTCACCATGGAATTCGCCGAACGCCTGCTCGCGAATTACGCCACCGACCCGCAGACCCGCACGCTGCTCAACGACGTCGAGGTGTTCGTCATCCCGACGGTCAACCCCGACGGCGCCAACTACTCGTTCAACGACTTCAACTTCCAGCGCAAAAACCTGACCAACCACTGTACGGGCGCAGCCCGCGACCCGGCCCGCCGCGACTCGTGGGGTGTCGACGTCAACCGCAACTACGCGGTCGGCTCGTTCTTCGACGGTTACGTGGGCGGCAGCGCCAACTGCCTCTCCGGCACCTACTCCGGCACGGCCGAACTGTCGGAGCCCGAAAGCCGCAACGTCGTGGCGCTGGCCGAAGCCCACCCGAACATCAAGTTCTCGATGAACGTCCACAGCTACGGCGGCTACTTCATGTGGTCACCGGGCGCGTACAAGGCGGCGGGCCGCGTCACCCTGCCCCGCCCCTCCATCGACGAGTCGAAGTACTTCCAGGACAGCGCCCGCCGCATCGTCGGCGCCATCGCCACCGAACGCGAAACGGTGACCTGGCCCGCGTACACCGGACCGGTCGCCGACGTCCTGTACTCGGCCGCGGGCAACTCGGCCGACCACCTCTATTACGACCTGGGCATCGTGGCCTGGAACTTCGAGGTGGGCAACGACCGCTGGAACGAGTCCACCCAGCAATGGGAAGGAATGGGCTTCCAGCCACCGTACGAGGAGGCCCACGCGGAGTCCCAGGAATACGCGAGCGGCCTGATGGAACTGGTCCGGGTCGCCCGCGACCAGGCCGCCGCCCAGCGCTGAGAAATCGTGGGGCCGGGCATCAGCCCGGCCCCACGACTCAGTGTTCGCAGTTGACTCTGGTGTCGTACTTGCGGGCCTGGCACTGATCGCCGGCCGGGCCGTTCGGGCCGCCGTCGAGGCGGTCGGAGATGTTGCGTTCGTCGTCGAGGCCGTAGAGCTGGTCGTCGCCGGCTTCGCCGTAGAGGGTGTCGTGGCCGTCCTTGGCCGCGCCGAGGGAGACGTCCCAGAGGTCCATGCCGTAGAGGGAGTCGTTGCCGGCGCCGCCGCGGATGGTGTCGGTGCCGGTCAGGCCGGTGATCTGGTTGGCGGCCTTGTTGCCGGTCAGGTGGTCGTTGCCCAGGCCACCGGTCAGGTTCTCGACGTCGGAGCCGACCGTGTCGTGCTCGCCCGGCTGGCCGTCGTCGCCGCTCGCGCCGTCCAGGTCGACGGTGATCGCCTTGACGCTCTCGCTGTAGTCGGCCAGGTCGGTCCCCGGGCCGCCGAG
Protein-coding regions in this window:
- a CDS encoding M14 family zinc carboxypeptidase produces the protein MLHRRRWAATAATAVLTAGLLTHPGASAAAPPEADLAAGSSALVRFELPSEAMFQDLVASGADIAARPRTTPGKVMADLVVTGTELDALTARRAVAVQMIPTVTPSSRRIAAAAEDTLQFLQAYWWTSNGKTFLQTQVATSASDDPDVEITVTWTAADGTTGSYPLSRFVDSGEYQYHVALPQPVPGKPTRVSATSSLGGTSRVITPAVWPGATPPPQPAGYQKDFIDAYMTPTDISARIKRLARQYPALVDVLNLPNRTQGYRRTAVAYLGDPAAVAVVVESVKYGDQGLNGVQVRTVDPQKPNRPLGATYRDRVLTVSLATDAGGKAISTTDDVAAFITARYPQQFRAFVEDGSAGAPMPVAGPARLDDGLKGTEVPRKPWTVQALRIGAVRDDSKIGVLTYSQEHAREWATPLVTMEFAERLLANYATDPQTRTLLNDVEVFVIPTVNPDGANYSFNDFNFQRKNLTNHCTGAARDPARRDSWGVDVNRNYAVGSFFDGYVGGSANCLSGTYSGTAELSEPESRNVVALAEAHPNIKFSMNVHSYGGYFMWSPGAYKAAGRVTLPRPSIDESKYFQDSARRIVGAIATERETVTWPAYTGPVADVLYSAAGNSADHLYYDLGIVAWNFEVGNDRWNESTQQWEGMGFQPPYEEAHAESQEYASGLMELVRVARDQAAAQR